In Chryseobacterium oranimense, a single window of DNA contains:
- a CDS encoding CoA transferase subunit A, which translates to MIDKRVKNAKEAIEGIQDGMTLMLGGFGLCGIPENSINALVESDVKDLTCISNNAGVDDFGLGLLLHKRQIKKMISSYVGENAEFERQMLSGELDVELTPQGTLAEKCRAAQAGIPAFYTPAGYGTEIAEGKEVKDFDGKPHILEHAYKADFSIVKAWKGDHAGNLIFKGSARNFNHPMAGAAKITIAEVEELVAPGELDPNQVHIPGIMIQRIFQGEKFEKRIEQRTVRSKE; encoded by the coding sequence ATGATAGATAAAAGAGTAAAAAATGCAAAGGAAGCCATAGAAGGTATTCAGGACGGAATGACTTTAATGCTGGGCGGATTTGGCCTTTGCGGTATCCCTGAAAATTCCATTAATGCTTTGGTAGAAAGCGATGTAAAAGATTTAACGTGTATTTCCAACAATGCAGGTGTCGATGATTTCGGACTTGGATTGCTCCTTCATAAAAGACAGATCAAAAAAATGATCTCTTCCTATGTGGGAGAAAACGCAGAATTCGAAAGACAGATGCTTTCCGGGGAATTAGATGTCGAGCTTACCCCACAAGGAACTCTTGCAGAAAAATGCAGGGCAGCACAGGCTGGAATTCCTGCTTTCTATACTCCTGCCGGATATGGAACTGAGATTGCAGAAGGTAAAGAAGTAAAAGATTTCGACGGAAAGCCTCACATTCTGGAACATGCCTACAAAGCAGATTTTTCAATCGTAAAAGCATGGAAAGGAGACCATGCCGGAAACCTTATTTTTAAAGGTTCGGCAAGAAATTTTAACCATCCGATGGCGGGAGCGGCAAAAATTACTATTGCCGAGGTAGAAGAGCTGGTGGCACCGGGAGAATTAGATCCTAACCAGGTTCATATTCCGGGAATTATGATCCAGAGAATCTTCCAGGGTGAAAAATTTGAAAAAAGGATTGAGCAGAGAACAGTCAGAAGCAAAGAATAA